Proteins from a genomic interval of Arachis hypogaea cultivar Tifrunner chromosome 10, arahy.Tifrunner.gnm2.J5K5, whole genome shotgun sequence:
- the LOC112716484 gene encoding UDP-glycosyltransferase 83A1-like, producing the protein MARPHVLVVPYPEQGHVIPLMELSLCLVKQGIKVTFVNTKHNHERIMNAFPKGNNNALLSQMNLVWIPDGLGSSEERKMPGKSSEAVLKVMPEKVEQIIEDINDGSLCEEKISCVLADQSIGWAIGIAVKKGIRPAAFCPAAAAQLVLGLSIPKLIESGFVDQDGTPLENQIIQLSPTMPVVSTENLVWVRAGSTAARKHIFQLMLKNIEFMEKTEWILCNSTYDLESAAFSLAPKITPIGPILSSSHNELDHSAGHFWPQHQNCLKWLDQQSPCSVIYVAFGSITTFSSLQFQELCLGLETSNRPFLWVLQPDIKGGMQNLYPEGFEERVSNRARMVGWAPQQKILSHSSVACFISHCGWNSTMESVSNGVPILCWPHFADQFLNRSYVCDVWKVGIALERDKSDIVTKGEIRDKIEQLLSDEHLKARAASIKEKVQLATEQGGLSNSNLDRFIKWIKT; encoded by the exons ATGGCAAGGCCTCATGTTCTTGTTGTACCTTACCCTGAACAAGGGCATGTGATTCCACTAATGGAACTTTCCTTGTGCTTAGTAAAACAAGGCATCAAAGTAACATTTGTTAACACTAAACATAACCATGAGAGGATCATGAATGCATTCCCCAAAGGGAATAATAATGCTTTGCTATCTCAAATGAATCTTGTGTGGATACCTGATGGATTGGGATCCTCAGAAGAGAGGAAGATGCCGGGGAAGTCGTCCGAAGCAGTGCTGAAGGTTATGCCGGAGAAAGTTGAGCAGATCATTGAAGACATCAATGATGGATCACTTTGTGAAGAAAAGATTAGTTGTGTGCTTGCTGATCAGAGCATTGGCTGGGCTATTGGCATTGCCGTAAAGAAGGGGATTCGACCGGCGGCATTCTGTCCTGCCGCCGCCGCGCAGTTGGTGTTGGGATTGAGCATCCCAAAGTTGATTGAGAGTGGCTTCGTCGACCAAGATG GAACTCCACTGGAAAATCAAATCATTCAGCTATCACCAACAATGCCAGTTGTAAGCACAGAAAACCTCGTCTGGGTTCGCGCAGGGAGCACAGCTGCTCGGAAGCATATTTTCCAGCTCATGTTGAAAAACATTGAGTTTATGGAGAAAACTGAATGGATTCTTTGCAATTCAACTTATGATCTTGAGTCTGCAGCATTTTCTCTGGCACCAAAAATCACACCAATAGGGCCAATTCTGTCATCAAGCCATAATGAGCTTGACCACTCTGCAGGTCATTTCTGGCCACAACACCAGAATTGTTTGAAATGGTTGGATCAACAATCACCCTGTTCAGTTATATATGTCGCATTCGGAAGCATCACAACTTTTAGTTCACTACAATTCCAAGAACTCTGTTTGGGACTCGAAACGTCAAATAGGCCTTTCCTGTGGGTTCTGCAACCGGATATCAAAGGAGGGATGCAAAATCTGTATCCAGAAGGGTTTGAAGAAAGGGTAAGTAATCGTGCTAGGATGGTGGGTTGGGCGCCACAGCAGAAAATTCTAAGTCATTCTTCGGTTGCTTGCTTCATAAGTCACTGTGGTTGGAACTCTACAATGGAAAGTGTAAGCAATGGAGTCCCAATCTTATGTTGGCCTCACTTTGCTGATCAGTTCTTGAATAGGAGCTATGTTTGTGATGTTTGGAAGGTAGGAATTGCACTCGAACGAGACAAAAGTGACATAGTCACAAAAGGGGAAATCAGAGACAAAATTGAGCAGCTTTTGAGTGATGAACATTTGAAAGCAAGAGCTGCAAGTATCAAGGAGAAGGTTCAACTTGCCACTGAACAAGGTGGCTTGTCTAACAGTAATCTAGATAGATTTATCAAGtggatcaaaacatga